One Rossellomorea aquimaris DNA window includes the following coding sequences:
- the spoVE gene encoding stage V sporulation protein E, whose translation MPLKKSTPDFILIMVTLTLLAIGLIMVYSASAVWADYKFDDSFFFAKRQVLFAGVGLFAMFFIMNVEYWTWKNWAKIIIIICFVLLVLVLIPGIGVLRNGSRSWIGVGAFSIQPSEFMKLAMIAFLSKYLSENQKYITSFRKGVLPALLLVFAAFGMIMLQPDLGTGTVMVGTSVVMIFIAGARVMHFVGLGMIGLVGFIGLVISAPYRIARITSFLDPWQDPLNSGFQIIQSLYAIGPGGLFGLGLGQSRQKFFYLPEPQNDFIFAILAEELGFIGGTLVLLLFSLILWRGIRIALGAPDLYGSFLALGIVSMIAIQVMINVGVVTGLMPVTGITLPFLSYGGSSLTLMLMAVGVLLNISRYTRR comes from the coding sequence TTGCCTTTAAAAAAATCGACTCCCGATTTTATCCTCATTATGGTTACACTCACTTTACTTGCGATTGGACTGATTATGGTATACAGCGCAAGCGCTGTATGGGCTGACTACAAATTCGATGACTCCTTTTTCTTTGCCAAAAGGCAGGTGCTCTTTGCGGGTGTAGGGTTATTCGCTATGTTTTTCATCATGAATGTAGAGTATTGGACCTGGAAGAATTGGGCGAAAATCATTATCATCATTTGCTTTGTCCTTCTTGTACTGGTGTTAATCCCGGGTATCGGAGTTCTAAGGAATGGTTCGAGGAGCTGGATAGGAGTAGGGGCGTTTTCCATTCAGCCTTCAGAATTTATGAAACTTGCCATGATTGCGTTTCTCTCAAAGTATTTATCGGAAAACCAAAAGTATATTACTTCCTTTAGAAAAGGAGTCCTGCCGGCGCTTCTCTTGGTATTCGCTGCTTTTGGAATGATCATGCTTCAACCGGACCTGGGTACGGGTACTGTAATGGTTGGCACTTCAGTTGTCATGATCTTTATTGCAGGAGCGAGGGTCATGCATTTTGTCGGTCTTGGGATGATTGGATTAGTCGGGTTCATTGGACTTGTTATATCTGCACCTTATCGCATTGCACGGATAACGTCCTTTTTAGACCCATGGCAGGACCCATTGAATAGCGGTTTCCAAATCATTCAGTCACTATATGCAATCGGCCCGGGAGGCTTGTTTGGATTGGGACTGGGACAAAGCAGGCAGAAGTTCTTCTATTTGCCCGAACCTCAAAACGATTTTATTTTTGCAATTTTAGCAGAAGAGCTCGGTTTTATCGGGGGAACACTGGTCCTGCTTCTGTTTTCTTTGATTCTATGGAGAGGGATCAGAATTGCTCTAGGGGCTCCTGACTTATACGGAAGCTTTCTGGCGTTAGGGATCGTTTCAATGATTGCAATCCAAGTGATGATCAACGTTGGGGTGGTAACCGGCCTCATGCCGGTCACGGGCATCACACTCCCCTTTCTCAGCTACGGGGGCTCCTCATTGACCCTCATGCTTATGGCTGTCGGAGTGCTGCTGAATATTAGCCGCTATACGAGACGGTAA
- a CDS encoding FtsQ-type POTRA domain-containing protein gives MKKENVVSLEDRIPKLKQHRKKKANRRLLFLLSLFLLMILSVVYFQSPLSHVKEVVVHGNELVSNEAVLQNSGIDSGMNLWSVNKDKTVEQLKKLPEVKNATVKMSFPNSYEIRIQEYDKKAYLSKDNKFFVILENGNVLDKGTESIPVDAPLLRGFEEDKVLVKMVEELGKLPKEVQHLISEINLVPKKTDQYHLTLFMNDGFEVSATIRTFSEKMVHYPSIVSQLDPSVKGVIDLEVGSYFRAYETEGEQSDEEDEGER, from the coding sequence ATGAAAAAAGAAAATGTTGTTTCCCTTGAGGATCGTATTCCTAAATTAAAACAACACCGAAAGAAGAAAGCGAATCGCAGACTGTTGTTTTTACTTTCTTTGTTCTTACTCATGATTCTATCGGTGGTTTACTTTCAATCGCCTTTAAGTCATGTGAAAGAAGTGGTGGTTCACGGGAATGAGCTTGTTTCAAATGAGGCGGTTCTTCAGAATAGTGGAATTGACAGCGGCATGAATTTGTGGAGTGTAAACAAAGATAAAACCGTGGAACAATTAAAGAAGCTTCCTGAAGTGAAAAATGCAACGGTAAAAATGTCTTTTCCGAATTCCTATGAAATACGCATCCAAGAATATGATAAAAAGGCATATCTATCGAAAGATAATAAATTCTTTGTCATATTAGAGAATGGGAACGTTTTGGATAAAGGTACTGAATCAATACCTGTTGATGCTCCTTTACTCAGAGGTTTCGAGGAAGATAAGGTCTTGGTGAAAATGGTAGAAGAATTAGGGAAGCTTCCGAAAGAAGTTCAACACCTCATATCTGAGATAAACCTGGTTCCAAAGAAAACAGATCAATATCACTTGACCCTATTTATGAATGATGGATTTGAAGTCAGTGCCACCATCCGGACCTTTTCAGAGAAAATGGTGCATTATCCCTCTATTGTCAGTCAATTGGATCCTTCAGTAAAAGGAGTCATTGATTTAGAGGTAGGTTCTTATTTCAGAGCATATGAAACGGAAGGTGAACAAAGCGATGAAGAGGATGAGGGTGAGAGGTAA
- a CDS encoding DUF881 domain-containing protein, with protein MRVRGKHVILSLVCLVLGFILAFSFSLANTEQAELGNRTNGQWKQEEALRDQILEYQQNNNNLQEELYEKQEKVVNMEKEFSKEKQIYFNLAEDAEKYRMYLGKTKVKGPGINVTLSDADYDSNEENANNYIVHEHHVFKVINELYIAGASVVAINGQRLKHDSYILCNGPVIQIDGIEYPAPFEITAIGDPEVLSSAMNITGGVKDQLVNDNIIFKLEKKNAVVLEPSISES; from the coding sequence ATGAGGGTGAGAGGTAAGCATGTAATCCTCTCTCTTGTTTGTCTGGTGTTAGGTTTCATCCTTGCTTTTTCATTTAGTCTGGCTAACACAGAACAAGCGGAACTTGGGAATCGAACGAATGGTCAGTGGAAACAGGAAGAAGCATTGAGAGATCAAATCCTTGAGTATCAGCAGAATAATAATAATCTGCAAGAAGAACTCTATGAGAAACAGGAAAAGGTCGTCAACATGGAGAAGGAATTCTCTAAAGAGAAACAAATATATTTTAACTTGGCAGAAGATGCGGAGAAGTATCGTATGTACCTGGGCAAAACCAAAGTGAAAGGGCCAGGGATAAATGTGACGTTATCAGACGCTGACTACGATTCCAATGAAGAAAACGCCAATAATTATATTGTTCATGAACACCATGTCTTTAAGGTGATCAATGAATTATACATTGCGGGGGCTTCTGTCGTAGCGATAAATGGACAAAGGCTAAAGCATGATTCATACATACTGTGTAACGGTCCCGTAATTCAAATTGATGGTATCGAATATCCCGCTCCGTTTGAAATTACCGCTATTGGAGATCCGGAAGTACTATCATCAGCCATGAATATCACGGGCGGCGTTAAAGACCAGCTGGTAAATGATAATATCATTTTCAAACTGGAAAAAAAGAATGCGGTAGTTTTAGAACCTAGCATTAGTGAATCATAA
- a CDS encoding DUF881 domain-containing protein → MDNKLKISFTIITIIIGFMIAIQFQTVKEPVVRDTRDIWELRNALLKEKEVNSNLYAEMRAVEATLEQYKTEQQSSPERALKQTLEELKTEAGLTEKSGPGVILTIEPAMEEILLGEKVQNISPELLERLVNELNRYDAMDISIDGHRLINTSVIRDINGETKVDGYSIKKIPFEVRVLTKDLDSAKGLYNRMQVSQSVEDFFIDNLRVSISKPLEKVVVPPYEDTIRVRLMEPVKE, encoded by the coding sequence ATGGACAACAAATTAAAAATAAGTTTTACCATTATTACGATTATTATCGGGTTTATGATTGCTATACAGTTCCAAACAGTCAAAGAACCTGTTGTCCGGGATACACGAGATATATGGGAACTACGAAATGCATTATTAAAGGAAAAAGAAGTCAATTCCAATCTCTATGCAGAAATGCGTGCAGTTGAAGCAACGTTGGAACAATATAAGACAGAACAACAGTCGAGTCCAGAACGTGCGTTAAAACAAACGTTAGAGGAATTGAAAACAGAAGCAGGTTTGACTGAGAAATCAGGACCTGGTGTCATTTTAACGATTGAACCTGCCATGGAAGAAATCCTTCTTGGCGAAAAAGTTCAGAATATATCGCCGGAACTGTTGGAAAGACTCGTAAATGAACTGAATCGATATGATGCAATGGATATTTCCATTGATGGTCATCGCTTAATCAATACCTCGGTCATTCGGGATATTAATGGAGAAACCAAGGTGGATGGATATTCAATTAAAAAAATACCATTTGAAGTGAGAGTATTAACCAAAGATTTGGACTCTGCCAAAGGGTTGTATAACCGAATGCAGGTGTCACAGTCTGTTGAGGACTTCTTTATCGATAATCTTCGAGTCTCAATTTCAAAGCCTTTAGAAAAAGTGGTGGTTCCACCATATGAAGATACCATCCGGGTCCGTTTAATGGAACCGGTGAAGGAATAG
- a CDS encoding small basic family protein, whose translation MWLPLLGLLVGVVLGLLTDIRIPDEYSNYLSIAVLAALDTLFGGIRAHLQNIYDDKVFVSGFFFNILLAASLAFLGVHLGVDLYLAAVFAFGVRLFQNIAVIRRILISNWSNNQEKREKN comes from the coding sequence ATGTGGCTTCCCCTTTTAGGGTTGCTGGTAGGTGTCGTATTGGGGCTCCTTACAGATATTAGAATTCCAGATGAGTACTCGAATTATTTATCGATCGCCGTCCTGGCAGCGTTGGATACATTATTTGGCGGCATACGTGCCCACCTCCAAAACATTTATGATGATAAAGTCTTTGTTTCGGGATTCTTTTTTAATATTTTACTAGCAGCAAGTTTAGCTTTTCTAGGCGTACATCTTGGTGTAGACTTATATCTGGCGGCTGTATTTGCTTTTGGAGTAAGATTATTCCAGAACATTGCAGTGATTAGACGAATACTTATTAGCAATTGGTCAAATAATCAAGAAAAAAGAGAAAAAAATTAG
- the ftsA gene encoding cell division protein FtsA yields the protein MNSNEIYVSLDIGTSTVKVIIGEMTNDSLNIIGVGNVNSEGIRKGSIVDIDETVHTIKKAVEQAERMVGLSISQVIVGITGNHVSLQSCHGVVAVSSDNREIGDEDVLRVMDAAQVVSIPPEREIINVIPRQFIVDGLDEITDPRGMIGVRLEMEGTIITGSKTILHNTLRCVEKAGLEIVDIVLQPLAAGSVALSKDEKNLGAALIDIGGGSTTIAVFEHGHLKATTVLPVGGEHITKDLSIGLRTSTDDAEKIKTKYGHAYYDHASEDEVFSVPIIGSDQHQQFNQLEISDIIEARLEEILDLISHELKRMGIRDLPGGYVLTGGVANLPGVLELSQIVFQNRVRVAIPDYIGVREPQYTTAVGLIKYAQKNARLQGRSVSAEPVPVEAAEKRQSKPANKKPKPAKVKEEEHEDEKAMSKVKKFFGYFFE from the coding sequence GTGAACAGCAATGAAATTTACGTTAGCCTAGACATCGGTACATCCACAGTAAAAGTAATCATTGGTGAAATGACTAATGATTCCTTAAACATTATCGGTGTAGGAAATGTGAACTCAGAAGGAATCAGAAAAGGTTCCATCGTAGATATAGACGAAACTGTTCATACAATCAAGAAAGCAGTTGAACAAGCGGAAAGGATGGTTGGTTTATCAATAAGCCAGGTCATCGTAGGTATTACCGGCAACCATGTGTCGCTTCAATCGTGTCATGGTGTAGTGGCAGTATCAAGTGATAATCGGGAAATCGGTGATGAAGATGTTCTAAGAGTGATGGATGCAGCCCAGGTTGTTTCTATTCCTCCAGAAAGAGAGATCATCAATGTAATCCCAAGACAATTCATTGTTGATGGATTGGATGAGATTACAGATCCACGCGGAATGATTGGTGTTCGCCTGGAAATGGAAGGCACCATCATTACTGGATCTAAGACGATTTTACATAATACTCTCCGTTGTGTAGAAAAGGCCGGCCTTGAAATTGTCGATATCGTTCTTCAACCTCTTGCAGCTGGTTCAGTTGCATTGTCAAAGGATGAAAAGAACCTGGGTGCTGCGTTAATCGATATTGGCGGGGGCTCTACAACGATAGCGGTTTTTGAACATGGTCACCTTAAAGCTACAACTGTACTGCCTGTAGGGGGAGAACATATTACTAAAGATTTATCGATTGGATTAAGAACCTCTACAGACGATGCAGAGAAAATCAAAACAAAGTATGGACATGCTTATTATGACCATGCGTCAGAAGATGAAGTGTTCAGCGTGCCAATTATTGGTAGTGATCAACACCAGCAATTTAATCAATTAGAAATTTCTGATATCATAGAAGCAAGGCTGGAAGAGATCTTAGACCTCATTAGCCACGAGCTGAAACGAATGGGAATCAGAGACCTGCCAGGTGGATATGTGTTAACTGGTGGTGTAGCAAATCTTCCAGGTGTGTTAGAATTATCACAAATCGTTTTCCAAAATCGTGTACGGGTGGCAATTCCTGATTATATTGGAGTCAGGGAACCTCAGTATACGACTGCAGTAGGTTTGATTAAATACGCTCAAAAGAATGCTAGATTACAAGGAAGATCTGTTAGTGCAGAACCAGTGCCTGTAGAGGCTGCTGAGAAGCGTCAATCGAAACCAGCTAATAAAAAGCCAAAACCTGCGAAGGTAAAAGAAGAAGAACATGAAGATGAAAAGGCCATGTCAAAAGTGAAAAAGTTCTTTGGATACTTCTTTGAATAA
- the ftsZ gene encoding cell division protein FtsZ, whose protein sequence is MLEFDTNLDSLATIKVIGVGGGGNNAVNRMIEHGVQGVEFIAVNTDAQALNLSKAEIKMQIGGKLTRGLGAGANPEVGKKAAEESKEQIEEALRGADMVFVTAGMGGGTGTGAAPVIAQIAREIGALTVGVVTRPFTFEGRKRSNQASGGIAAMKEGVDTLIVIPNDRLLEIVDKSTPMLEAFREADNVLRQGVQGISDLIATPGLINLDFADVKTIMSNKGSALMGIGAASGENRATEAAKKAVSSPLLETSIDGAQGVLMNITGGTSLSLYEVQEAADIVASASDQEVNMIFGSVINEDLKDDIVVTVIATGFNEEVIQPPKQTRPTFGGMKPNQSPNPSQSIKREQPKREEPQHQEPVRTSSNQNQGAEETLDIPTFLRNRNRRR, encoded by the coding sequence ATGTTGGAGTTTGATACAAATTTAGATTCTTTAGCGACAATAAAAGTTATCGGTGTCGGTGGTGGAGGTAACAACGCTGTAAACCGCATGATTGAGCATGGTGTACAGGGTGTTGAATTTATCGCTGTAAATACAGATGCACAAGCTTTGAATCTATCAAAAGCTGAAATAAAAATGCAAATCGGTGGGAAATTAACCAGAGGATTGGGAGCAGGTGCCAATCCGGAAGTGGGTAAAAAAGCTGCTGAAGAAAGTAAAGAACAGATCGAAGAAGCTCTAAGAGGAGCAGACATGGTCTTCGTTACGGCTGGAATGGGTGGAGGAACCGGAACCGGTGCAGCTCCGGTAATCGCTCAAATTGCCCGAGAAATCGGAGCTTTAACGGTCGGTGTTGTGACACGACCTTTCACCTTTGAAGGCAGAAAGCGTTCAAATCAAGCAAGCGGTGGTATCGCTGCAATGAAAGAAGGAGTAGATACCCTTATCGTTATTCCAAACGATCGTCTGCTTGAGATCGTAGATAAGAGCACGCCAATGCTTGAAGCATTCCGAGAAGCAGATAACGTATTAAGACAAGGTGTTCAAGGTATCTCAGATCTAATCGCAACTCCTGGTCTTATTAACCTTGACTTTGCCGACGTAAAGACGATCATGTCTAACAAAGGCTCAGCACTAATGGGCATCGGCGCAGCTTCTGGTGAGAATCGTGCGACGGAAGCCGCAAAAAAAGCCGTTTCAAGTCCATTGCTTGAGACATCCATTGATGGAGCTCAAGGTGTACTGATGAACATTACAGGTGGTACATCTTTAAGTCTATATGAGGTTCAAGAGGCTGCGGACATCGTAGCATCTGCTTCAGATCAAGAAGTAAACATGATTTTCGGTTCCGTAATTAATGAAGATTTAAAAGATGATATCGTGGTAACCGTTATTGCAACCGGGTTTAATGAAGAGGTCATTCAACCTCCAAAGCAAACTCGACCAACATTTGGTGGAATGAAACCAAATCAAAGTCCAAACCCAAGTCAATCTATCAAGCGCGAACAACCTAAACGTGAAGAGCCTCAACACCAAGAGCCGGTGAGAACCTCTTCCAATCAAAATCAGGGAGCGGAAGAAACACTGGACATCCCAACCTTCCTTCGCAACCGTAACCGTCGTAGATAA
- the spoIIGA gene encoding sigma-E processing peptidase SpoIIGA, protein MTLYLDVIWLLNLLVDFFLLWLTGIILKRQYSFWRIGLGSLIGSIIILLAFSPYATLIGNPLMKLLFSIIMVYSAFGYKRLRYYLSNLLMFYFVTFFTGGILIGTHYFISFDPGTESSMLLASIRGFGDPISWVFVMLALPLAWYFSKGRVDSIEQVKIQYDQLLEVSIKIEDFQCTVSGLVDSGNQLQDPISKSPVMILSIAEIEGGIPEEVRALCHDVDEIFSGEKNIDTRWSDRMRIVPAQSVGRKSQLLAAIKPDSLILKDHESEWAIPNGLIAFREEPLSADGNFHAIVHPKMASRKPVLNVS, encoded by the coding sequence TTGACCTTATATCTTGATGTCATCTGGTTGTTAAATCTATTAGTAGACTTTTTCTTATTATGGTTAACTGGAATCATCTTAAAAAGACAATATTCCTTTTGGAGAATAGGACTTGGCAGTTTGATAGGATCGATCATTATTCTCCTTGCCTTTTCACCATATGCAACTCTCATAGGAAACCCTCTAATGAAATTATTATTTTCAATTATCATGGTGTACTCAGCTTTTGGGTATAAAAGACTGCGCTATTACTTATCAAATCTTCTTATGTTCTATTTTGTTACCTTTTTTACAGGTGGGATATTAATTGGGACTCATTATTTTATAAGTTTCGATCCTGGTACAGAATCCTCCATGTTGCTTGCAAGCATCCGTGGATTTGGAGATCCGATAAGCTGGGTATTTGTTATGCTCGCCCTGCCTCTTGCCTGGTATTTTTCTAAGGGCAGAGTGGATAGCATTGAGCAAGTGAAGATTCAGTATGATCAGCTTCTGGAAGTAAGCATAAAAATTGAAGATTTTCAATGCACCGTGAGCGGACTTGTTGACAGTGGTAACCAACTCCAAGACCCCATCTCTAAAAGTCCGGTCATGATACTCTCCATCGCTGAGATAGAGGGGGGGATTCCAGAAGAAGTGAGGGCACTATGCCATGATGTTGATGAAATCTTCTCTGGAGAGAAAAATATCGACACACGCTGGTCTGACAGGATGAGAATTGTCCCCGCTCAATCGGTGGGAAGAAAAAGTCAACTTCTAGCCGCTATAAAGCCTGACTCTCTTATTCTAAAGGATCATGAATCAGAATGGGCGATCCCGAATGGACTGATTGCCTTCAGAGAGGAACCGCTTTCAGCAGATGGGAATTTTCACGCGATCGTTCATCCTAAAATGGCTTCGCGTAAGCCGGTACTTAACGTTTCTTAA
- the sigE gene encoding RNA polymerase sporulation sigma factor SigE, with amino-acid sequence MKKIKFKFLYYWYKLLIKLGLKTDEIYYIGGSEALPPPLTKEEEEVLLNKLPKGDKAARSLLIERNLRLVVYIARKFENTGINIEDLISIGTIGLIKAVNTFNPEKKIKLATYASRCIENEILMYLRRNNKIRSEVSFDEPLNIDWDGNELLLSDVLGTDEDIITKDLEATVDKKLLFNALHQLSDREKQIMELRFGLMGEEEKTQKDVADMLGISQSYISRLEKRIIKRLKKEFNKMV; translated from the coding sequence ATGAAAAAAATCAAATTTAAATTTTTATACTATTGGTACAAACTGTTAATCAAACTTGGACTGAAGACAGATGAAATTTACTACATAGGTGGTAGTGAAGCACTTCCCCCTCCATTGACGAAAGAGGAGGAAGAAGTATTACTCAATAAATTGCCTAAAGGTGACAAAGCTGCCCGTTCTCTGTTGATTGAACGAAACTTAAGGTTAGTCGTATATATCGCCAGGAAGTTTGAAAATACAGGAATTAATATTGAAGACCTGATCAGTATCGGTACGATTGGCCTGATTAAGGCAGTTAACACATTCAATCCAGAGAAAAAAATCAAATTAGCTACGTATGCTTCCAGGTGTATAGAAAATGAAATTCTTATGTACTTAAGAAGAAATAATAAAATCCGTTCTGAAGTTTCGTTTGATGAACCACTCAATATTGATTGGGACGGGAATGAATTACTATTATCGGACGTACTCGGAACAGATGAAGATATTATAACAAAAGATCTTGAGGCGACCGTAGACAAAAAACTGCTCTTTAACGCCCTTCACCAGCTTTCTGATCGTGAAAAACAAATCATGGAGCTCCGTTTTGGTTTAATGGGAGAAGAAGAAAAAACCCAAAAAGATGTAGCGGATATGCTTGGAATCTCCCAGTCCTATATCTCCCGTTTAGAGAAGAGGATTATTAAGCGTCTTAAGAAGGAATTTAATAAAATGGTGTAA
- the sigG gene encoding RNA polymerase sporulation sigma factor SigG, with translation MTRNKVEICGVDTSKLPVLKNDEMRVLFKQMQAGDITAREKLVNGNLRLVLSVIQRFNNRGEYVDDLFQVGCIGLMKSIDNFDLGQNVRFSTYAVPMIIGEIRRYLRDNNPIRVSRSLRDIAYKALQVREKLMGETSKEPTAEEIAKVLDVSHEEIVFALDAIQDPVSLFEPIYNDGGDPIFVMDQLSDEKNRDFHWIEEIALQEGMRRLNDREKLIISKRFFQGKTQMEVADEIGISQAQVSRLEKAAIKQMNKNIQ, from the coding sequence ATGACACGTAATAAAGTCGAGATTTGTGGTGTAGATACTTCCAAATTACCTGTTCTCAAAAATGATGAAATGAGAGTACTATTCAAGCAAATGCAAGCGGGCGACATTACCGCAAGAGAAAAACTTGTAAATGGGAATTTGCGCCTCGTCTTAAGTGTAATTCAACGCTTTAATAACCGTGGTGAGTATGTTGATGATTTATTTCAAGTCGGGTGTATCGGATTAATGAAATCCATCGATAATTTTGATTTAGGTCAAAACGTTCGATTCTCTACATACGCGGTTCCGATGATCATTGGGGAAATCCGTCGATATTTAAGAGACAATAATCCAATAAGAGTGTCCCGTTCACTACGAGATATTGCGTACAAGGCTCTACAAGTAAGAGAGAAATTAATGGGGGAAACATCCAAGGAACCGACTGCAGAAGAAATTGCCAAAGTTCTTGATGTATCCCACGAGGAAATCGTATTTGCATTGGATGCCATACAAGATCCCGTCTCATTGTTTGAACCCATTTATAATGATGGGGGAGACCCGATATTTGTGATGGATCAACTAAGCGACGAAAAGAACCGCGATTTCCATTGGATTGAAGAAATTGCTCTTCAAGAAGGAATGAGGCGGTTAAATGATCGTGAAAAATTGATCATAAGCAAACGTTTCTTTCAAGGGAAAACTCAAATGGAAGTGGCTGATGAGATCGGCATCTCACAAGCACAAGTATCAAGACTGGAAAAAGCAGCCATCAAACAAATGAACAAAAATATTCAATAA
- a CDS encoding YlmC/YmxH family sporulation protein has product MVRISEFQVKDVVSISDGRKLGNIGDIEINLDTGRIEAIVIGGGGKILGFFGKDEDIVIPWSSIVKIGEDVILVRYKESHYIQGQLQEPKQAPDT; this is encoded by the coding sequence ATGGTGCGTATATCTGAATTTCAGGTGAAAGATGTCGTGAGTATATCTGACGGACGTAAGTTAGGGAATATAGGGGATATAGAAATCAACCTGGATACTGGAAGAATTGAGGCCATTGTCATCGGGGGTGGAGGGAAGATATTGGGTTTCTTCGGAAAAGATGAAGATATTGTGATTCCTTGGAGCAGTATTGTAAAAATAGGGGAAGATGTAATTCTGGTCAGATATAAAGAAAGTCATTACATTCAAGGTCAACTGCAGGAACCAAAACAAGCCCCCGATACATGA
- the pgeF gene encoding peptidoglycan editing factor PgeF, translated as MSKEPFKRETESYYSIDKWTKDNPRLVAGITTRWGGVSTGSFHSFNMGLHVGDDESSVVHNRQLLASSLMMPVESWAAAEQTHGNNIHKVGEVDKGKGSELYHTSIKDTDGFITGDENILLTMCYADCVPLYFLDKESGTIGLAHAGWKGTVSQIGPKMVNAYMEKGSSKSSMEVVIGPSICKSCYVVDDYVIDKVKKTLEDENNLPYNLKEEGQYYLDLKKLNEQLLVQAGLNAEQIHTSSYCSSCHNEFFSYRRDGGKTGRIMSFIGWKEKKDEGI; from the coding sequence GTGTCGAAGGAGCCTTTTAAAAGAGAAACAGAATCTTATTATTCTATAGATAAATGGACGAAAGATAATCCAAGGCTAGTTGCAGGGATCACCACAAGATGGGGTGGCGTCAGTACCGGATCATTTCACTCTTTCAATATGGGATTGCATGTGGGAGACGATGAATCTTCAGTGGTTCATAATCGTCAATTACTTGCTTCCAGTTTAATGATGCCTGTTGAATCGTGGGCTGCTGCTGAACAAACCCATGGAAACAATATTCATAAAGTAGGAGAAGTAGACAAGGGAAAAGGTTCAGAGCTTTATCACACCAGCATAAAGGATACCGATGGTTTTATTACAGGAGATGAGAATATTCTTTTAACCATGTGCTATGCGGATTGTGTTCCCCTCTATTTTCTGGACAAAGAATCGGGTACAATCGGATTGGCACATGCCGGATGGAAAGGTACTGTTTCACAAATAGGGCCCAAAATGGTCAATGCATATATGGAGAAAGGGTCCTCCAAGTCTTCCATGGAGGTTGTGATCGGTCCATCCATATGTAAGAGTTGCTATGTAGTTGATGACTATGTGATCGATAAAGTGAAAAAAACACTAGAAGATGAAAACAACTTACCCTATAATTTAAAGGAAGAGGGACAATATTACCTCGATTTAAAGAAGTTGAATGAACAGCTCTTAGTGCAAGCTGGTTTAAATGCTGAACAAATCCACACTTCTAGTTATTGTTCATCCTGTCACAATGAGTTTTTCTCCTACAGAAGAGATGGTGGGAAAACAGGAAGAATCATGAGCTTCATTGGCTGGAAGGAGAAAAAAGATGAAGGTATCTGA
- a CDS encoding YggS family pyridoxal phosphate-dependent enzyme — MKVSEKLKIIRKNIDNACKSSGRNPEDVHVVAVTKYVSIERAEEAVEAGLIHLGENRDEELLSKQEVLQDKPLWHFIGSLQSRKVKNIIDKVSYIHSLDRLSLAKEIHKRADKPVSCFVQVNVSGEDSKHGLSPQEVNGFIGSLKDFTNIKVVGLMTMAPHTDDEPFLRTCFRQLKTIQEEINALNLPYAPCTELSMGMSNDYMIAIEEGATFIRIGTALVGND, encoded by the coding sequence ATGAAGGTATCTGAAAAACTTAAAATCATCCGGAAAAATATTGATAATGCATGTAAGAGCAGTGGAAGAAACCCTGAAGACGTACATGTTGTAGCGGTCACAAAATACGTTTCAATTGAGAGAGCCGAAGAAGCGGTTGAAGCCGGCCTCATTCACTTAGGTGAGAACCGCGACGAAGAACTGCTATCCAAGCAGGAAGTTCTACAGGACAAGCCCCTGTGGCATTTTATCGGATCTCTGCAATCTAGAAAAGTAAAAAACATCATTGATAAAGTATCATACATACATTCTCTGGATCGTCTGTCATTAGCCAAAGAAATTCATAAAAGAGCGGATAAGCCCGTGTCTTGTTTTGTTCAAGTGAATGTTTCGGGAGAAGATTCTAAACATGGATTATCTCCTCAAGAAGTGAACGGATTTATCGGGAGTCTAAAAGACTTCACAAATATTAAAGTCGTAGGATTAATGACGATGGCGCCACATACGGACGATGAACCATTCTTACGGACTTGTTTTAGACAGTTGAAAACAATCCAGGAAGAAATCAACGCATTAAACCTTCCTTATGCCCCTTGTACAGAATTATCAATGGGGATGAGCAATGATTACATGATTGCAATCGAAGAGGGAGCTACGTTTATCCGTATTGGAACTGCATTAGTTGGAAATGACTGA